A single genomic interval of Terriglobales bacterium harbors:
- the leuD gene encoding 3-isopropylmalate dehydratase small subunit: MQPFRVHKGLAVPLDRVNVDTDQIIPKQFLKRIERTGFGKFLFYDWRYSPEGKPNSDFVLNQPRYQRASVLIAAKNFGCGSSREHAPWALADYGIRAIVAPSFADIFAHNSFKNGLLTVTLPDPEINKLMRRAKEVEGYQVTVDLEAGHVYDDMGLHAAFEFDHHKRRCLLEGLDEIGLTLEQEAAIAAYEAKRSGR, from the coding sequence ATGCAACCATTTCGTGTACACAAAGGATTAGCGGTCCCGCTCGACCGTGTGAACGTCGATACCGATCAGATTATTCCCAAGCAGTTTCTCAAACGCATCGAGCGCACCGGCTTCGGAAAGTTTCTTTTTTATGACTGGCGCTATTCACCCGAAGGAAAGCCCAACTCCGATTTCGTGTTGAACCAGCCGCGCTACCAGCGGGCAAGCGTGCTGATTGCGGCCAAGAATTTTGGCTGTGGCTCGTCGCGCGAACATGCTCCCTGGGCACTGGCGGACTACGGCATTCGCGCCATCGTCGCACCTTCGTTTGCGGACATCTTCGCGCACAATTCTTTCAAGAATGGCTTGCTGACAGTAACGCTGCCCGATCCTGAGATCAATAAACTGATGCGGCGCGCAAAGGAAGTGGAAGGTTACCAGGTCACCGTCGATCTCGAAGCCGGCCACGTCTATGACGACATGGGCCTGCATGCGGCATTTGAATTCGATCACCACAAACGCCGCTGCCTGCTGGAAGGATTGGACGAAATCGGCCTTACTCTGGAGCAGGAAGCCGCGATTGCAGCCTACGAGGCGAAGCGCTCTGGAAGGTAG